The proteins below are encoded in one region of Conger conger chromosome 17, fConCon1.1, whole genome shotgun sequence:
- the LOC133116196 gene encoding helix-loop-helix protein 2-like: MMLSPDQPDSDLPWGQSDAESVLNDMKIGCVSDEPMEGEGKTRSLAPQALSREEKRRRRRATAKYRSAHATRERIRVEAFNVAFAELRKLLPTLPPDKKLSKIEILRLAICYISYLNHVLDV; this comes from the coding sequence atgatgcTAAGTCCAGACCAACCTGACTCCGATCTCCCGTGGGGGCAGTCCGACGCTGAATCGGTACtgaatgacatgaaaattggCTGCGTCTCCGACGAGCCGATGGAAGGCGAGGGGAAGACGCGCAGTCTTGCGCCACAGGCTCTCAGCAGGGAGGAGAAGCGAAGGAGACGGCGCGCAACCGCCAAGTACCGCTCTGCCCACGCCACCCGCGAGCGCATCCGAGTCGAGGCATTCAACGTGGCTTTCGCTGAACTGAGAAAGCTGCTGCCAACTTTGCCACCGGACAAGAAGCTATCCAAGATCGAAATACTCAGGCTTGCGATTTGCTATATCTCATATCTAAATCACGTATTGGACGTTTAG